A single genomic interval of Croceibacter atlanticus HTCC2559 harbors:
- a CDS encoding glutamate-5-semialdehyde dehydrogenase gives MKLINTELKNNVLGSMMRILDERREDILTANKKDLDAFNKDNQALYDRLVVNDKKIDGMIQAIAEVKSQDDPVSNEISNTTLDNGLNIVNKTAPFGTIMIIYESRPDVTIEAAVLAFKANNKILLKGGKEAHESNVVLVECWHQALQENKLPKDWIKMLVMNRTETQEFLKNPTEPLDLIVPRGGERLIAFVKEHAKCAVLVSGRGNNFLYVDKDADWKKTLEVIINAKTDKISGCNALDKVLVDKNIEDYESKLKDLDKTLSSLGVEIIVDKNVNAILSERDLISKDEVWFEEFLAMKIAIGEADGIEDAISKINTYSGGHSSAILTEDKAVATHFMENIDTAAVYHNASTRFTDGGQMGVGAELAISTDKLHHRGPLGLKQLVANKYYVFGDGQVRV, from the coding sequence ATGAAATTGATAAACACAGAATTAAAGAATAACGTTTTAGGATCTATGATGAGAATCTTAGATGAAAGACGCGAGGATATACTAACTGCAAATAAGAAAGATCTTGATGCTTTTAATAAAGACAATCAAGCCTTATATGACAGGTTAGTTGTTAATGACAAAAAGATTGATGGGATGATACAGGCAATAGCCGAAGTAAAGTCTCAAGATGATCCTGTGAGTAATGAGATCTCTAATACAACGTTAGACAATGGTTTAAACATTGTAAATAAAACAGCACCATTTGGTACCATCATGATTATTTATGAATCTAGGCCAGATGTAACTATAGAGGCTGCAGTACTTGCATTTAAAGCCAATAATAAGATATTACTTAAAGGTGGTAAAGAAGCACATGAAAGTAATGTTGTCTTGGTTGAGTGCTGGCACCAAGCATTACAAGAAAACAAATTACCAAAAGATTGGATTAAAATGTTGGTAATGAACCGCACAGAAACTCAGGAGTTCTTGAAAAATCCAACAGAACCATTAGACCTTATAGTACCACGAGGTGGTGAACGCCTTATTGCATTTGTAAAAGAACATGCTAAATGTGCTGTATTGGTAAGTGGTAGAGGTAACAACTTCTTATATGTAGATAAAGATGCAGACTGGAAAAAAACTCTGGAAGTTATTATTAATGCTAAGACAGATAAAATTTCAGGATGTAATGCTTTAGACAAAGTTTTAGTAGATAAGAATATTGAAGACTACGAGTCTAAATTAAAAGATTTAGATAAAACATTATCTAGCTTAGGTGTTGAGATAATTGTAGATAAAAATGTAAACGCTATCTTATCTGAGCGCGATTTAATCTCTAAAGATGAGGTGTGGTTTGAAGAGTTTTTAGCTATGAAAATTGCTATAGGAGAAGCAGATGGAATTGAAGATGCAATTTCAAAAATAAATACCTATAGTGGTGGACACTCAAGTGCAATACTAACTGAAGATAAAGCCGTTGCTACGCACTTTATGGAAAATATTGATACCGCTGCAGTATACCATAACGCGTCAACCAGATTTACAGATGGCGGCCAAATGGGTGTAGGAGCAGAGCTCGCAATAAGTACAGACAAGTTGCACCACAGAGGACCATTAGGTCTTAAACAATTGGTAGCCAATAAATACTATGTATTTGGAGATGGACAAGTAAGAGTTTAA
- the proB gene encoding glutamate 5-kinase encodes MKTQKNTMDNKRVVIKVGTNVMTNKDNRILGPVLNELVRQIAELYENNISPILVSSGSAIAGMEVLGDCKATDPSTRRQIFSSVGQPRMMRHYYSLFHDYGMRCAQVLATKRDFAPGKHRENMINCYEGLINEGIVPIANEDDAVSLKMSMFSDNDELASLVAELTNADALILLTDTDGLYTGHPDDDDSEKLDKVNVEENVEQYVQASEKSEGEGRGGMKSKLKIAKATAKKNIPTFIANGKRKNVIVELLEGKDIGTKFYA; translated from the coding sequence ATGAAAACTCAAAAAAACACCATGGACAATAAGAGAGTAGTTATAAAAGTAGGAACTAACGTGATGACCAATAAAGACAATCGCATATTAGGTCCTGTATTGAACGAACTCGTAAGACAAATAGCAGAATTATATGAGAATAATATTTCACCAATATTAGTATCATCTGGATCTGCCATTGCAGGAATGGAAGTGTTAGGAGATTGTAAAGCAACAGACCCATCAACAAGAAGACAAATATTTTCTTCTGTTGGTCAACCTCGTATGATGCGCCATTACTATAGTTTATTTCATGATTACGGTATGCGCTGTGCACAAGTATTAGCTACCAAGCGAGATTTTGCACCAGGTAAGCATAGAGAAAATATGATAAACTGTTACGAAGGATTAATTAATGAAGGTATTGTTCCTATAGCAAATGAAGATGACGCAGTATCACTTAAAATGTCAATGTTTAGTGATAATGATGAATTGGCAAGTTTAGTAGCAGAGCTTACAAATGCAGATGCCTTAATCTTATTAACAGATACAGACGGACTTTATACAGGTCATCCAGATGATGATGATTCTGAAAAGTTAGATAAAGTAAATGTGGAAGAAAATGTAGAACAATATGTGCAAGCTTCAGAAAAATCTGAAGGCGAAGGACGTGGTGGAATGAAGTCTAAGCTAAAGATTGCTAAGGCTACTGCTAAGAAAAACATTCCAACATTTATAGCAAACGGAAAGCGTAAAAATGTAATAGTAGAGCTGTTGGAAGGAAAAGATATCGGAACCAAGTTTTACGCATAA
- the proC gene encoding pyrroline-5-carboxylate reductase, which yields MKVLVIGAGNMGLTYAEGMAKSPYLNRRNLMIHDVSTEKMLELSEFPHFDTYNNLEDCLPQADAVFIAVKPYHSEELFEKMKDKVNNDQIFISLMAGITIDSIQENLGIKKVVRAMPNLPAKVGLGMTSFTEAKEISRIELLMVRNLLDTTGEAIHVENERFINASTGISGSGPAYVFYFMQSMMEAALKMGFTTNDSKVLVAQTFEGAVKLFNESDLSPNSWMERVASKGGTTRAALDSMEDNNVKELIKEAAYAAFDRATELGK from the coding sequence ATGAAAGTATTAGTAATAGGCGCAGGAAATATGGGACTAACCTACGCAGAGGGCATGGCAAAATCGCCATACCTTAACCGAAGAAATTTAATGATTCATGATGTTTCAACAGAAAAAATGTTAGAGCTAAGTGAATTTCCACATTTTGACACCTATAACAACCTAGAAGATTGCCTACCACAAGCAGATGCAGTATTTATTGCCGTAAAGCCTTACCATAGTGAAGAGCTTTTTGAGAAAATGAAAGACAAGGTGAATAATGACCAAATCTTTATCTCTCTAATGGCAGGTATTACTATTGATAGTATACAAGAAAACTTAGGTATAAAGAAAGTAGTAAGAGCTATGCCTAACCTGCCAGCTAAAGTTGGTTTGGGTATGACCTCTTTTACAGAAGCCAAAGAGATAAGTAGAATTGAGTTGCTAATGGTAAGAAACCTTTTAGATACAACTGGTGAAGCTATACATGTAGAAAATGAACGTTTCATAAATGCTTCAACAGGTATTTCTGGTAGTGGTCCAGCATATGTATTTTATTTTATGCAATCTATGATGGAAGCTGCTCTAAAAATGGGCTTTACCACAAACGATTCTAAAGTATTAGTAGCACAAACTTTTGAAGGCGCTGTAAAATTATTTAATGAATCAGATCTTTCTCCAAATTCTTGGATGGAACGCGTAGCATCTAAAGGCGGTACAACACGTGCAGCTTTAGACTCAATGGAAGATAATAACGTAAAAGAATTAATTAAGGAAGCTGCTTATGCAGCATTCGATCGAGCAACAGAACTCGGAAAATAA
- a CDS encoding aminoacyl-histidine dipeptidase — translation MSDIIRNLDPKPVWKNFADLNAVPRPSKKEERVIKFMKDFGERLGLETLEDEVGNVIIRKPASKGMEDRKMVVMQSHLDMVHQKNNDTDFNFDTQGIEMYVDGDWVRAKGTTLGADNGLGVATIMAILESETIVHPPIEALFTIDEETGMTGAQGLKPGVLQGEILLNLDTEEDDEIGVGCAGGVDVTATRTYNEEQTPEHMSGFKITVKGLQGGHSGMDIIKGLGNANKFMNRLLFDAYENVGLRIHSINGGSLRNAIPRESVAEVAVENIHKDAFELELNVLATTIKTEYKTLEPELEVVIEAIETPETIMDLGVQEGFLRSIYTAHNGVYRMSPDIENLVETSNNIARITLGNGEVEVLCLTRSSVESSKTDLANALRASFELSGFVVEFSGEYPGWQPNMDSDILKVLDKTYKSLNNGEQAHIAACHAGLECGILGQHYPEMEMISFGPTIRGAHSPDERASISSTKKYWELVLQVLKEIPIK, via the coding sequence ATGAGTGATATTATAAGAAACTTAGATCCTAAGCCAGTTTGGAAAAACTTTGCAGACCTAAATGCTGTTCCAAGACCTTCTAAAAAGGAGGAACGCGTTATTAAATTTATGAAGGATTTTGGAGAACGCTTAGGCTTAGAAACCTTAGAAGATGAAGTGGGAAATGTAATAATTAGAAAGCCAGCTTCTAAAGGAATGGAAGATCGTAAAATGGTAGTGATGCAAAGCCACTTAGATATGGTGCATCAAAAAAATAATGATACAGACTTCAATTTCGATACTCAAGGTATCGAGATGTATGTAGATGGAGATTGGGTAAGAGCGAAGGGCACAACATTAGGCGCAGATAATGGTTTAGGAGTTGCTACAATTATGGCGATCTTAGAAAGTGAAACAATTGTACATCCACCAATTGAAGCATTGTTTACTATAGATGAAGAAACAGGAATGACAGGTGCACAAGGATTAAAGCCAGGTGTATTGCAAGGTGAAATACTGTTAAACTTAGATACTGAAGAAGATGATGAAATAGGCGTAGGTTGTGCTGGTGGTGTAGATGTTACAGCAACACGCACTTATAATGAAGAACAAACTCCAGAGCATATGTCTGGATTTAAGATTACTGTAAAAGGATTACAAGGTGGCCATAGCGGTATGGACATTATAAAAGGGCTTGGAAATGCTAATAAGTTCATGAACAGACTCCTGTTTGATGCTTATGAAAATGTAGGCTTGAGAATACATAGTATTAATGGCGGTAGTCTTAGAAATGCTATACCAAGAGAAAGCGTTGCAGAAGTAGCTGTTGAGAATATACATAAAGATGCGTTTGAACTTGAACTAAATGTTTTAGCAACCACCATAAAAACTGAGTATAAAACTCTTGAGCCAGAATTAGAAGTTGTTATCGAAGCTATTGAAACTCCTGAGACAATTATGGATCTAGGTGTGCAAGAAGGATTTTTAAGAAGTATCTACACCGCACATAATGGTGTTTATAGAATGAGTCCAGATATTGAAAACCTTGTTGAAACTTCTAATAATATAGCAAGGATAACCTTAGGAAACGGTGAGGTAGAAGTGCTTTGCCTTACAAGATCTTCTGTGGAGTCATCAAAAACTGATTTGGCTAATGCACTAAGAGCATCATTCGAGCTATCAGGATTTGTAGTTGAGTTTTCTGGAGAATATCCAGGATGGCAACCAAATATGGATTCAGATATCTTAAAAGTGCTTGATAAAACATACAAGTCTTTAAATAATGGAGAGCAAGCACATATTGCAGCTTGTCACGCTGGATTAGAATGTGGTATTTTAGGACAGCACTATCCAGAGATGGAAATGATTTCTTTTGGGCCTACCATTAGAGGTGCACACAGTCCAGATGAACGCGCTAGTATTTCTTCAACAAAGAAATATTGGGAATTGGTATTACAAGTTTTAAAAGAAATACCTATAAAATAA
- a CDS encoding DUF3810 domain-containing protein: MKRHPKLILALFLPIQILGIFILSKFPNSVEQWYSLGLYQYLSYLERSVFGLLPFSFGDLIYALFIILLLRWFFLRIKTKFKHIKVWFIDAVATLSVIYFMFQLFWGFNYYREPLHISLGIEDNYTDEQLITLTNILIERSNELQLKLAKNDSTAVAFNYSKDTIYDLAISGYSDLKESYPELKYNAPSVKTSLFSVPLSYMGFNGYLNPLTNESQINSNVLPYKLPTTISHEIGHQLGYAKENEANFIACLNTLNHNDIYMRYSGYTFALRYCLNEIFRRDPAVGVDLLFKVNCGIMANYNEVRNFWLSYENQLEPLFALFYDGYLKANNQPRGMASYSYVVALLVNYYSDEKNLL; this comes from the coding sequence ATGAAACGTCATCCCAAATTAATATTAGCCCTATTCTTACCTATACAAATACTAGGTATATTTATACTTAGTAAGTTTCCTAACAGTGTAGAGCAATGGTATAGTTTAGGTCTTTATCAGTACTTGTCGTATTTAGAGCGTAGTGTTTTTGGTCTTCTTCCGTTTTCTTTTGGAGATCTTATTTATGCTCTTTTTATAATACTATTACTACGCTGGTTTTTTCTGAGAATTAAGACAAAGTTTAAACATATAAAAGTGTGGTTTATAGATGCTGTAGCTACACTTTCTGTTATTTACTTTATGTTTCAATTGTTTTGGGGATTTAATTACTACAGAGAACCCTTACATATTAGCTTAGGTATTGAGGATAATTATACAGACGAACAGCTTATTACACTTACCAATATTTTAATTGAACGCTCTAATGAGCTTCAGCTAAAACTTGCTAAAAACGATTCGACAGCCGTAGCTTTTAACTATTCAAAAGATACAATATACGATTTGGCAATTTCTGGATATTCAGACTTAAAAGAGAGTTATCCAGAGCTTAAGTATAATGCGCCAAGTGTAAAAACTTCACTATTTAGTGTACCGTTAAGTTACATGGGCTTTAATGGATATTTAAATCCACTTACAAATGAGTCTCAAATAAACAGCAATGTTTTACCCTATAAACTACCTACTACAATAAGCCATGAAATAGGACACCAATTAGGGTATGCTAAAGAAAATGAAGCCAATTTCATTGCCTGTCTAAATACTTTAAACCACAATGATATTTATATGCGGTATTCTGGGTATACATTTGCTCTAAGATATTGTTTAAATGAAATTTTTAGGAGAGATCCTGCTGTTGGTGTAGACTTGCTGTTTAAAGTAAATTGTGGGATTATGGCTAATTATAATGAGGTTAGAAATTTTTGGCTGTCCTACGAAAATCAATTAGAGCCACTTTTTGCTCTATTTTATGACGGATATCTAAAAGCAAATAACCAACCAAGAGGTATGGCTAGCTATAGCTACGTTGTTGCATTATTGGTGAACTATTATTCTGACGAAAAAAATCTTTTATAG
- a CDS encoding amidohydrolase family protein — translation MKLPFLCSLMLLVSVTISAQDYFPKNDGVKSDKNTNYTVIKNAVIHTNPSTTLKNGMLLLKDGKIVSVGKSVNIPQNAVQVDAEGNHIYASFIDAYSSFGIDKPKRGSNNSSQPQYDASREGYYWNDHIRPETNAVEHFKYNTKDAKELQDAGFGVVNTHVPDAIIRGTGMLVALNDEGTQNDRLLVDKSAQFLSFDKSVTSRQSYPTSIMGAMALLRQVYLDAQWYQNGNATTKDLALEALNNNKNLPQIFLAEGYLNDLRADKVGDESGVNYIIVGGGDEYKSIEAIKNTNAKYILPINFKDAYDVEDPYLAGMVDLESMKEWNQQPSNPKWLAENNVMFAFTTHDLKSPKEFHKNLMMAIKRGLSKEKALEALTTIPAQMLGQSGKLGELKQGAHANFIITSGELFEEDTKIFENWVQGQKHVVNKMQVNDINGDYNLTIDNTSYKLTISGTSEKPKAKVTTGDKKLGAKLTFANDWMTLVLTSPDENKKEYTRLIASVPRNPNSISGKAILYNGSEARFTATKTATTSQDEKEDDKDDEDDAKDEEFAVMPLTYPNTAYGFSEQPKQQDILFKNVTVWTNEDQGILEKTDVLIKDGKIAKIGNNLSAGRAIEVDGTGKHLTSGIIDEHSHIAGTAINEAGHNSTAEVNMEDVVDPSDIDIYRNLAGGVTSIQLLHGSANPIGGRSAILKLKWGETPDAMIYDNSPKFIKFALGENVKQSNWGSRSRFPQTRMGVEQVFIDYFTRAKQYEKDKASGNYRKDLEMETILEILNGERFISCHSYVQSEINMLMKVAEQFDFNINTFTHILEGYKVADKMAEHGVAGSTFSDWWAYKYEVNDAIPYNASIMHNAGVLVAINSDDGEMSRRLNQEAAKTVKYGGMSEEEAWKFVTLNPAKMLHIDDRVGSIKVGKDADVVLWSGHPMSIYSKAEKTIIEGKVYFDIEEDKALRKENQRLRNVITTQMLQAKNKGLKTQPVKKKEEQHMHCDTLEVFED, via the coding sequence ATGAAGCTACCTTTCCTTTGTAGTCTTATGCTGTTAGTATCTGTAACCATCTCAGCACAAGATTATTTCCCAAAAAATGACGGTGTAAAATCTGACAAGAACACCAATTATACTGTTATTAAAAATGCAGTTATTCACACAAATCCTTCAACAACACTTAAAAACGGAATGCTACTCCTTAAAGATGGCAAAATTGTTTCTGTTGGCAAATCTGTAAACATTCCTCAAAATGCTGTGCAGGTTGATGCAGAAGGTAACCATATCTATGCGTCATTTATAGATGCGTATTCTAGTTTTGGTATAGACAAGCCAAAAAGAGGAAGCAATAACTCTAGCCAACCCCAATATGATGCCTCAAGAGAAGGCTACTATTGGAATGATCATATAAGACCTGAAACTAATGCAGTAGAGCATTTTAAGTATAATACTAAAGACGCTAAAGAATTGCAGGATGCAGGATTTGGAGTTGTAAATACTCACGTACCAGATGCAATTATTAGAGGTACAGGTATGCTGGTAGCTTTAAATGATGAAGGTACTCAAAACGATAGATTGCTAGTAGATAAATCTGCTCAGTTCTTATCTTTTGACAAAAGCGTAACCTCAAGACAATCTTACCCAACATCTATTATGGGAGCTATGGCACTACTACGCCAAGTATATTTAGATGCACAATGGTATCAAAATGGAAATGCTACTACTAAAGATTTAGCTTTAGAAGCATTAAATAACAACAAAAATCTTCCACAAATTTTCTTGGCAGAAGGTTATTTAAATGATTTAAGAGCAGATAAAGTTGGTGACGAATCTGGCGTTAACTACATTATAGTTGGTGGCGGCGATGAATATAAAAGTATTGAAGCTATTAAAAACACCAATGCTAAATATATCTTACCTATTAACTTTAAAGATGCTTACGATGTAGAAGATCCTTATTTAGCTGGAATGGTAGATTTGGAGTCTATGAAAGAATGGAACCAACAACCAAGCAATCCAAAATGGTTGGCAGAAAATAACGTGATGTTTGCCTTCACAACGCACGATTTAAAATCGCCTAAAGAGTTTCATAAAAACTTAATGATGGCTATTAAAAGAGGCCTTTCTAAAGAAAAAGCTCTAGAAGCTTTAACGACAATACCAGCTCAAATGTTGGGACAATCAGGGAAATTAGGTGAGCTTAAACAAGGTGCACACGCTAATTTTATAATTACATCTGGTGAATTATTTGAAGAAGACACAAAAATATTTGAAAACTGGGTGCAAGGACAAAAACACGTAGTTAACAAGATGCAGGTTAATGATATTAATGGCGATTATAATTTAACTATTGATAATACTTCTTATAAACTTACTATTAGTGGAACTTCAGAAAAACCAAAAGCTAAAGTAACAACAGGAGACAAAAAACTAGGTGCCAAACTTACATTTGCAAATGATTGGATGACACTTGTATTAACATCTCCAGATGAAAACAAAAAAGAATACACGCGCCTAATTGCATCTGTTCCAAGAAATCCGAATTCAATTAGTGGTAAAGCAATATTGTATAACGGTAGCGAAGCACGATTTACAGCTACTAAAACAGCTACTACATCTCAAGATGAAAAGGAAGATGACAAAGATGATGAAGACGACGCTAAAGATGAAGAGTTTGCAGTTATGCCACTTACCTATCCTAACACTGCATATGGGTTTAGTGAACAGCCAAAGCAACAGGATATCTTATTTAAGAATGTCACTGTTTGGACAAATGAAGATCAAGGCATTTTAGAAAAAACCGATGTTTTAATTAAAGATGGAAAAATTGCCAAAATAGGAAATAACCTATCAGCAGGTAGAGCTATTGAGGTAGATGGTACTGGTAAACACCTTACATCTGGGATTATAGATGAGCACTCGCATATTGCAGGAACTGCTATAAATGAAGCTGGACATAACTCTACAGCAGAGGTTAACATGGAAGATGTTGTAGACCCAAGCGATATAGATATTTACAGAAATCTTGCTGGTGGTGTAACCTCAATACAGTTGCTACACGGTTCTGCAAACCCAATTGGTGGGCGTTCTGCAATTTTAAAATTAAAATGGGGAGAAACTCCAGATGCAATGATTTATGACAATTCTCCAAAATTCATAAAATTTGCCTTAGGAGAAAATGTTAAGCAAAGTAATTGGGGTAGCCGTTCTCGTTTTCCACAAACACGTATGGGTGTTGAGCAAGTGTTTATAGATTATTTTACAAGAGCTAAACAATACGAAAAAGATAAAGCATCTGGAAATTACAGAAAAGATTTAGAGATGGAAACCATTTTAGAGATCTTAAATGGAGAGCGTTTTATTAGCTGTCACTCTTATGTACAGAGTGAAATAAATATGCTTATGAAAGTAGCAGAGCAGTTTGACTTTAACATTAATACGTTCACACACATTCTAGAAGGTTATAAAGTAGCAGATAAAATGGCAGAACATGGTGTTGCTGGTTCTACATTTAGTGATTGGTGGGCATATAAATATGAAGTAAATGATGCTATTCCTTACAATGCATCTATTATGCATAATGCTGGTGTGCTTGTAGCTATTAATAGTGATGATGGCGAAATGAGCCGTCGTTTAAATCAAGAGGCTGCCAAAACTGTAAAATATGGTGGCATGAGTGAAGAAGAAGCGTGGAAATTTGTGACTTTAAATCCTGCTAAAATGCTTCATATAGATGATCGTGTCGGAAGTATTAAAGTGGGTAAAGATGCAGACGTAGTTCTTTGGTCTGGACACCCAATGTCTATTTATTCTAAAGCTGAAAAAACAATTATAGAAGGTAAAGTTTACTTTGATATTGAAGAAGATAAAGCCTTACGTAAAGAAAACCAACGTTTGCGTAATGTTATTACCACACAAATGCTTCAAGCTAAAAACAAGGGCCTTAAAACACAACCTGTAAAGAAAAAAGAAGAACAACATATGCATTGTGATACTCTTGAAGTATTTGAAGATTAA